A single Cryomorphaceae bacterium DNA region contains:
- a CDS encoding DUF1211 domain-containing protein: MKPLIKTGASRLEAFSDAVFAFSATLLVVSLEVPESFDALIGNLRGFMAFGVSFMALLLIWDVHRAYFDRFPEVIPAVKVWNFILLFVVLYYVYPMKFLANSFINGFLGVDRAHSARMTMDQLMEVFVWYGIGFSALFLCVSMMYFASARRAKAQGEALLAHEGFTLGRHYFIFVGVGFISILFAVSGVGARIATPGWIYGILGPLCYAHGVWSEKQKPTEINTSNGTE, encoded by the coding sequence ATGAAACCACTGATTAAGACAGGAGCCTCACGGCTCGAAGCCTTCAGCGACGCCGTCTTCGCCTTCTCGGCCACCTTACTCGTGGTCTCGCTCGAGGTGCCCGAGAGCTTCGACGCCCTTATTGGAAATCTCCGCGGATTCATGGCCTTTGGGGTCAGTTTCATGGCGCTCCTGCTCATCTGGGACGTGCACCGCGCATACTTTGATCGTTTTCCCGAAGTCATTCCGGCCGTCAAGGTGTGGAACTTCATCCTGCTCTTTGTGGTGCTCTACTATGTATACCCCATGAAGTTTCTGGCCAACAGCTTTATCAACGGCTTTTTAGGGGTCGACCGCGCGCACTCCGCGCGAATGACCATGGATCAGCTCATGGAAGTCTTTGTCTGGTACGGAATCGGATTCTCCGCACTCTTTTTGTGTGTCTCGATGATGTACTTCGCATCGGCCCGTAGGGCCAAAGCACAAGGCGAAGCCTTGCTTGCTCATGAAGGCTTTACCCTGGGGCGCCACTACTTCATATTCGTCGGAGTGGGTTTCATCAGCATCCTCTTTGCCGTCAGTGGAGTAGGGGCTCGAATCGCCACACCGGGGTGGATTTACGGAATTTTAGGGCCGCTGTGTTACGCGCACGGGGTCTGGAGTGAAAAACAGAAACCAACAGAAATAAACACATCCAATGGAACAGAATAA
- a CDS encoding sulfotransferase family protein, producing MKRICLWSGPRNVSTALMYSFAQRPDTQVIDEPLYGPYLVRTGVDHPGREELLEELDLEVDSCLNRFVSTRYDRPVLFVKNMAHHLEGIEDHGFLRELQNIFLIRDPEQMLPTLIKQIPHPTLLDTAYERQHQLYSELVREGHDPLVIDSRELLVNPEAILEQVCERLGIPYTARMLQWPAGPRPEDGAWAPHWYHNLHTSTGFQPYKHKTEPFPEFLHALLHECQPHYDALYKHALKAPNHD from the coding sequence ATGAAGAGAATTTGTCTTTGGTCGGGGCCGCGTAATGTCAGCACAGCTCTGATGTACAGCTTTGCGCAACGGCCCGATACCCAGGTCATTGACGAGCCCTTGTACGGGCCCTATCTGGTCCGCACGGGCGTCGACCATCCCGGGCGTGAAGAGCTTCTGGAAGAACTGGACCTCGAAGTAGACTCCTGCCTGAATCGATTTGTCTCTACCCGATACGACCGGCCCGTGCTCTTTGTCAAGAACATGGCGCATCATCTGGAGGGCATCGAAGATCACGGTTTTCTGCGCGAGCTGCAGAACATCTTTTTGATCCGCGATCCAGAACAGATGCTACCCACGCTTATCAAGCAGATCCCCCACCCTACGCTATTGGACACGGCCTATGAACGGCAGCATCAACTGTACTCGGAATTGGTAAGGGAGGGACATGATCCCTTGGTCATAGATTCGCGAGAGCTGCTGGTCAATCCAGAAGCCATACTTGAACAGGTCTGTGAACGTCTCGGCATTCCCTATACTGCGCGCATGCTTCAATGGCCTGCTGGACCTCGGCCCGAAGATGGGGCTTGGGCACCTCATTGGTACCACAATCTGCACACGAGCACCGGTTTTCAACCCTATAAGCACAAGACGGAACCCTTTCCCGAATTCTTGCATGCCCTATTGCACGAATGTCAACCTCATTACGACGCACTCTACAAACACGCACTAAAAGCTCCGAATCATGACTGA
- a CDS encoding aminotransferase class IV — MTDHIALPDERNRELLIWIDGMLYPRDEAKISVFDSVVQGGDAVWEGLRVYNGRIFKLEEHLDRMMNSAHTLAFEGIPSKDEIRKAVRETLKANGMTDETHIRLTLTRGRKVTSGMSPHWNKYGCSLIVLAEWKKKIFDGKMLRLITSSIRRNPPMCVDSKIHHNNLINNILAKIEANVAGVDDAVMLDLYGFASETNAMNLFVVKNGELLTPFADACLPGITRATLLRIAAERGFPHREKNLSITELYTADECFTTGSMGELSPVGEIDGRIIGNGERGPVTVQFQEWYTELTAREGVSIEA; from the coding sequence ATGACTGATCACATTGCACTCCCCGATGAACGTAACCGAGAACTCCTCATTTGGATTGACGGTATGCTTTACCCTCGTGACGAAGCCAAAATCTCTGTCTTTGACAGCGTGGTACAAGGAGGTGATGCCGTTTGGGAAGGTCTGCGCGTGTACAATGGCCGCATCTTCAAGCTGGAAGAGCATTTGGACCGCATGATGAACAGTGCACACACTTTGGCTTTTGAAGGCATTCCGAGTAAAGATGAGATTCGGAAAGCGGTACGTGAGACCCTGAAGGCCAATGGTATGACGGATGAAACGCATATTCGCCTGACCCTTACGCGCGGCCGCAAGGTGACCAGCGGGATGAGTCCCCATTGGAATAAGTACGGTTGCTCACTCATCGTCCTGGCGGAATGGAAGAAAAAGATCTTTGACGGCAAGATGCTGCGACTCATCACTTCGAGCATTCGCCGAAACCCACCGATGTGCGTGGATTCAAAGATTCACCACAACAACCTCATCAACAACATACTCGCCAAAATCGAGGCGAATGTGGCTGGTGTAGACGACGCCGTTATGCTGGACCTCTACGGCTTTGCTTCAGAGACCAACGCCATGAATCTCTTTGTGGTCAAGAACGGTGAACTGCTCACTCCCTTTGCCGACGCCTGCTTGCCCGGCATTACCCGCGCAACGCTCTTGCGCATTGCTGCCGAAAGAGGGTTTCCGCACCGAGAGAAAAATTTGAGCATTACGGAATTGTATACGGCCGATGAGTGCTTTACCACCGGCTCCATGGGAGAGCTAAGCCCCGTTGGAGAAATTGATGGTCGCATCATTGGCAATGGTGAACGAGGGCCCGTTACGGTTCAGTTTCAAGAGTGGTACACCGAACTCACCGCCCGTGAAGGGGTATCTATAGAAGCTTAA
- a CDS encoding ABC transporter ATP-binding protein yields the protein MSDSQVTGKAFDLGLLRRILSYAAPYRGRFYLGLFLTLFISVLSTSRPILIQYTIDHYVAPTEGEPDPQWLLYMILIMIGILIVESLVQFSSIFITNWLGQNIIKDMRMQLYRHILQFKMKYFDQTPIGTLVTRAVSDIETIANIFSQGIIVIFGDLFKLTVVLITMFVYNWRLALLALAVMPLLIFAARLFQKAIKKAFSDVRTQVAKLNAFVQEHLTGMKIVQIFGREDQEFEKFQDINREHMKANIRSIWHFSIFLPVVEISSAISIGLIVWWGGLHAALEDGVTLGDLIAFILFVSMMFRPIRQLADRFNTLQMGMVSSDRVFKVLDTDFQIPNEGSLRLDDVRGNIDFQNVVFGYNEDEPVLKGISFEVKEGQTLALVGATGAGKTSIINLLSRFYEIQGGSITVDGTNIHEVELENLRSHIAVVLQDVFLFSDSIYNNITLNEDIPLEKIEEAARIIGVDEFIDSLPGRYDYNVRERGGMLSAGQRQLISFLRAYVSEPSILILDEATSSVDTHTEQLIQNAIDKLTENRTSIVIAHRLATIQKADQILVLEKGQIVERGNHQELLKLDGKYKELYELQFENEAPTVD from the coding sequence ATGAGTGATTCTCAAGTAACCGGAAAAGCCTTTGACCTCGGGCTTTTGAGACGTATTTTAAGCTACGCAGCTCCCTACCGTGGTCGCTTTTACCTCGGTTTGTTCCTGACCCTATTCATCTCGGTCCTTTCGACTTCGCGGCCTATTCTGATTCAATATACCATTGACCACTATGTGGCTCCCACGGAAGGCGAACCCGATCCGCAATGGCTGCTGTACATGATCCTGATCATGATCGGCATTCTGATTGTGGAAAGTCTGGTGCAGTTCAGTTCCATCTTCATCACCAATTGGCTCGGTCAAAACATCATTAAGGACATGAGGATGCAGCTCTACCGCCACATCCTGCAATTCAAGATGAAGTACTTTGATCAGACCCCGATCGGAACCCTAGTGACCCGAGCGGTTAGCGATATCGAGACCATTGCGAATATCTTTTCTCAGGGGATCATTGTCATTTTCGGAGACCTCTTCAAGTTGACCGTGGTCTTGATCACTATGTTCGTCTACAATTGGCGTCTGGCCCTGTTGGCATTGGCGGTAATGCCTCTGTTGATCTTTGCGGCCCGACTTTTCCAGAAGGCCATCAAAAAGGCCTTTAGCGATGTCCGAACACAAGTCGCCAAATTGAATGCCTTTGTCCAAGAGCATCTAACCGGCATGAAAATCGTCCAGATCTTCGGACGAGAGGACCAGGAATTCGAGAAATTCCAAGACATCAACCGCGAGCACATGAAGGCCAACATCCGCTCCATCTGGCACTTCAGTATTTTCTTGCCCGTGGTCGAAATCAGCTCCGCCATTTCCATCGGATTGATCGTCTGGTGGGGTGGACTGCACGCGGCCCTAGAGGACGGCGTGACCCTCGGGGACTTGATTGCCTTCATCCTCTTCGTAAGCATGATGTTCCGACCCATCCGCCAACTCGCCGACCGCTTCAACACCCTGCAAATGGGGATGGTTTCAAGCGACCGCGTCTTTAAAGTATTGGACACCGATTTTCAGATTCCTAATGAGGGGAGCCTGCGGCTCGATGATGTTCGCGGCAACATCGACTTCCAGAATGTGGTTTTTGGCTACAACGAAGACGAGCCCGTGCTCAAGGGCATTTCCTTTGAAGTCAAGGAAGGGCAGACTTTGGCCTTAGTCGGTGCTACCGGTGCCGGAAAGACCTCCATCATCAACCTGCTCAGTCGTTTCTATGAAATCCAAGGCGGTAGCATCACGGTGGATGGAACCAATATTCACGAGGTGGAGCTGGAAAATCTGCGTTCGCACATCGCCGTAGTTCTTCAGGACGTCTTTCTCTTCAGCGATTCCATCTACAACAACATTACGCTCAACGAGGACATTCCTCTTGAAAAGATAGAAGAAGCAGCACGAATCATCGGCGTGGATGAATTCATCGACAGCCTTCCCGGCCGATACGATTATAATGTCCGGGAGCGTGGGGGAATGCTCTCTGCGGGCCAACGCCAATTGATCTCCTTCCTCCGGGCCTATGTCAGCGAGCCCAGCATCCTAATCCTGGATGAAGCGACAAGCTCTGTAGATACGCATACCGAACAGCTCATCCAGAACGCCATCGACAAGCTAACGGAGAACCGAACAAGCATTGTCATTGCCCACCGTTTGGCGACCATTCAGAAGGCCGATCAAATCTTGGTTCTAGAAAAAGGTCAGATTGTGGAACGCGGAAACCACCAAGAACTCCTCAAGCTCGACGGCAAGTACAAGGAGCTCTATGAGCTTCAGTTCGAGAATGAGGCCCCGACAGTAGATTAA
- the truA gene encoding tRNA pseudouridine(38-40) synthase TruA — protein sequence MRYFVQLSYHGSAFHGWQVQPNAKTVQGQLTESLTQLLGTQVEIVGAGRTDTGVHARMMMAHFDAEELPENLVYRWNRFLPDSIAIQKIWPLGPEIGREGRGAHARFDATSRAYEYWMTSRKDPFLTDRAWYWHGPLDIDAMQAGADILKEYTDFESFSRTNSDVHTFNCRIDEAYFEQRENLLVFTIRADRFLRNMVRAVVGTLVEVGQGKRTLDQLRETIEKKDRTAAGTSAPASGLYLIDVAYPPEFAAPHE from the coding sequence TTGCGTTACTTCGTTCAACTCAGCTACCACGGCAGCGCCTTTCACGGATGGCAGGTTCAACCTAATGCCAAGACTGTTCAGGGTCAATTGACCGAGAGTCTGACGCAGTTGCTCGGCACACAAGTGGAAATCGTAGGGGCGGGGAGAACGGATACGGGAGTGCACGCTCGAATGATGATGGCTCATTTCGATGCGGAGGAACTACCGGAAAACTTAGTCTACCGTTGGAACCGATTTTTACCTGACAGCATCGCCATCCAGAAGATCTGGCCCTTAGGGCCGGAGATTGGCCGAGAGGGCCGAGGTGCTCATGCGCGCTTTGACGCCACCTCAAGGGCATATGAGTATTGGATGACCTCGCGAAAAGATCCTTTTCTAACTGATCGGGCATGGTACTGGCACGGTCCTCTGGACATTGACGCAATGCAAGCCGGAGCCGACATCCTCAAGGAGTACACGGATTTCGAAAGCTTTTCGCGGACCAATAGTGATGTCCATACCTTCAATTGCCGCATCGATGAAGCGTATTTTGAACAGCGCGAAAACCTCTTGGTCTTCACCATTAGGGCTGATCGCTTCTTGCGCAATATGGTCCGTGCGGTGGTCGGGACGCTTGTGGAAGTCGGCCAGGGAAAACGTACCTTGGACCAGCTTCGGGAAACCATCGAAAAGAAGGATCGAACCGCGGCCGGAACATCTGCCCCTGCATCGGGTTTATACTTAATTGACGTGGCGTACCCGCCCGAATTTGCCGCCCCACATGAGTGA
- a CDS encoding metallophosphoesterase family protein, with protein sequence MKRIGLLSDTHGHVDDRMLELLGECDEIWHAGDIGPIRVTDELEKVAPVRAVFGNIDDQIVRRTWPLHDRFHCEDVEVWMTHIGGYPKRYSREVRDEIRANPPKLFITGHSHILKVMYDKDLELLHMNPGAAGIHGFHKIRTMLRFTIDGADIKDLEVIELGKRGSGKA encoded by the coding sequence ATGAAAAGAATCGGACTCCTATCGGACACCCATGGACATGTTGATGATCGCATGCTTGAACTGCTGGGTGAGTGCGATGAAATCTGGCACGCCGGTGATATCGGTCCCATTCGCGTTACCGATGAGTTGGAAAAGGTCGCTCCAGTGCGCGCCGTGTTTGGCAATATCGATGATCAAATCGTTCGGCGCACCTGGCCCCTGCACGATCGCTTTCACTGCGAAGATGTAGAGGTGTGGATGACGCATATCGGAGGATATCCCAAACGGTACAGCAGAGAGGTACGAGATGAAATCCGGGCCAATCCGCCCAAGCTATTCATAACTGGTCACAGCCACATTCTAAAAGTGATGTACGATAAAGACTTGGAGCTTCTTCACATGAATCCCGGCGCAGCGGGAATACACGGTTTCCACAAAATAAGAACCATGCTCCGCTTTACCATTGACGGTGCGGACATTAAAGACTTGGAGGTGATTGAGCTTGGGAAACGCGGCTCTGGGAAGGCTTAA
- a CDS encoding DUF4293 family protein: MLQRVQTIYLIAGILWTISVGFLGTFFEVDGEPVKLAQNPIITTLLIVVVVLYMVGIAMYQNRKAQVNINRINTFYNLLLFGGAAYFAYFHIPQIQDGNAHMYWGATIPILNVILLFLANRGIMADEELVRSLDRLR; encoded by the coding sequence ATGTTACAACGCGTACAAACGATATACTTGATTGCCGGAATTCTCTGGACCATCTCTGTGGGTTTCCTTGGAACCTTTTTCGAAGTTGATGGAGAGCCTGTTAAATTGGCACAGAACCCAATCATTACGACCTTATTAATAGTTGTCGTGGTTTTGTATATGGTGGGAATTGCCATGTACCAAAACCGTAAGGCACAAGTCAACATCAACCGAATCAATACCTTTTATAACCTGTTGCTCTTTGGTGGAGCGGCTTACTTCGCCTATTTCCACATTCCTCAGATCCAGGACGGTAATGCTCATATGTACTGGGGAGCAACCATTCCCATCCTGAACGTGATATTGCTCTTTTTGGCAAATCGAGGGATCATGGCCGATGAGGAACTGGTTCGCTCTCTAGACCGATTGCGTTAA
- the rho gene encoding transcription termination factor Rho, whose product MYDILELKEMKLPELQDIAKELNVKGLSKLKKMDLIYEILDVQAESPAKVKAAASDAKAEAPKAEEKGSDDKPKNERQNNRGRRHNNGQDQKGEGEGNDKQDNNRRGRNQKQNDGDKREKGEGRDNKRQKRDNNRDEKRDNNRDEKRDNNRDEKRDNNRQNNNRNRNNGNGNGNGNGNDRGNNNPNQRQQQQKKKEEEIEFDGIISAEGVLEMMPDGYGFLRSSDYNYLSSPDDIYLSQSQIKLFGLKTGDTVVGQVRPPKEGEKFFPLVKIEKINGRDPSYVRDRVAFEHLTPLFPDEKFNLTGGHKPSVSNRIIDLFSPIGKGQRGLIVAQPKTGKTMLMKEIANAIADNHPEVYQLVLLIDERPEEVTDMARSVKGEVIASTFDEPADRHVRVANIVLQKAKALVECGHDVVILLDSITRLARAYNTVQPASGKVLSGGVDANALHKPKRFFGAARNIEGGGSLTIIATALIDTGSKMDEVIFEEFKGTGNMEMQLDRKIANKRVFPAIDLVASSTRREDLLLDDAVLQRLWILRKHLSDMNPVEAMEFLRDRLVRTESNEEFLISMNG is encoded by the coding sequence ATGTACGACATTCTGGAATTAAAGGAGATGAAACTCCCTGAATTGCAAGACATTGCAAAAGAACTTAACGTCAAAGGCCTTTCCAAGCTCAAAAAAATGGATCTCATCTATGAGATACTGGATGTTCAAGCGGAAAGCCCAGCTAAAGTGAAGGCTGCTGCGAGCGATGCCAAAGCGGAAGCGCCAAAAGCTGAAGAAAAAGGCAGTGACGACAAGCCGAAAAACGAACGCCAAAACAACCGAGGTCGCCGCCACAACAACGGCCAAGACCAAAAAGGCGAAGGCGAAGGCAACGACAAACAAGACAACAACCGCCGCGGACGCAATCAAAAGCAGAACGACGGAGACAAACGCGAGAAAGGCGAAGGCCGCGACAATAAGCGACAAAAGCGCGACAACAACCGCGATGAAAAGCGCGACAACAATCGCGATGAAAAGCGTGACAACAATCGCGATGAAAAGCGCGACAACAATCGCCAAAACAACAACCGCAACCGCAACAACGGGAACGGAAACGGAAACGGAAACGGAAACGATCGCGGAAACAACAATCCGAACCAACGTCAACAGCAGCAAAAGAAGAAAGAAGAAGAAATCGAATTCGACGGTATCATTAGCGCCGAAGGCGTATTGGAAATGATGCCTGATGGCTATGGTTTCTTGCGCTCTTCCGATTACAACTACTTGAGCTCACCGGACGATATCTACTTGTCGCAAAGCCAAATTAAACTCTTCGGCCTCAAGACTGGAGACACCGTAGTCGGACAAGTTCGCCCGCCGAAAGAAGGAGAGAAATTCTTCCCCTTGGTGAAGATCGAGAAGATCAACGGACGCGATCCAAGCTATGTGCGTGATCGTGTGGCCTTTGAGCATTTGACTCCCCTCTTCCCAGATGAAAAGTTCAACTTGACCGGAGGTCACAAACCATCTGTCAGCAACCGAATTATTGATCTGTTCAGCCCAATCGGAAAGGGACAGCGTGGCTTGATCGTGGCTCAACCGAAAACAGGTAAGACCATGTTGATGAAGGAAATCGCCAATGCGATTGCCGACAATCATCCAGAAGTTTACCAATTGGTTTTGCTGATCGACGAGCGCCCTGAAGAAGTCACCGATATGGCCCGCAGCGTAAAAGGAGAAGTTATTGCTTCGACCTTCGATGAGCCTGCAGACCGCCATGTACGTGTAGCCAACATCGTTCTACAAAAAGCAAAAGCACTTGTGGAGTGTGGACACGACGTAGTCATCCTCTTGGATTCCATTACGCGATTGGCCCGCGCTTATAACACCGTTCAGCCGGCCTCAGGAAAGGTTCTTTCCGGTGGTGTGGACGCGAACGCCCTGCACAAGCCAAAACGCTTCTTTGGAGCGGCCCGGAATATTGAAGGTGGCGGTTCCTTGACCATCATTGCGACAGCGTTGATTGACACCGGCTCCAAAATGGACGAGGTCATCTTCGAAGAGTTCAAGGGTACCGGTAACATGGAAATGCAACTCGACCGCAAGATTGCGAACAAGCGCGTCTTCCCAGCCATCGACTTGGTGGCCTCGAGCACGCGTCGCGAAGACTTGCTTTTGGACGATGCCGTACTCCAGCGTTTGTGGATCCTCCGCAAGCACTTGAGCGACATGAACCCAGTCGAAGCCATGGAATTCCTACGCGATCGCTTGGTTCGCACCGAGTCGAACGAAGAGTTCTTGATCTCGATGAACGGCTAA
- the rimO gene encoding 30S ribosomal protein S12 methylthiotransferase RimO produces the protein MRTKQLHKNTINVVTLGCSKNLYDSEVLMGQLKANEMDVRHEDPKEEGNIVVINTCGFIDNAKEESVNTILHHAKRKEEGLIDKVFVTGCLSERYKPDLEKEIPNVDEYFGTRDLPRLLKALGADYKHELVGERLTTTPTHFAYLKIAEGCDRPCSFCAIPLMRGKHVSKPIEDLVKEAEHLAAGGVKELILIAQDLTYYGLDLYKERRLAELLKALAGVEGVEWIRLHYAFPTGFPEDVLDVIREEPKVCNYIDIPLQHISDPVLKSMRRGTTMEKTNRLLDAFRAKVPGMAIRTTLICGYPGETEEDFEIMKQWVADQRFERLGVFTYSHEENTHAFLLEDDVPQEVKEDRAAQIMEVQQQISAEKNAALVGQTFRVLFDRKEGDWFIGRTEFDSPDVDNEVLVDAREHYVRIGDFAQVRITEALDFDLYGEVVS, from the coding sequence ATGCGTACCAAGCAACTTCATAAAAACACCATCAATGTTGTAACTCTTGGTTGCTCCAAGAACCTCTACGACAGTGAAGTCCTGATGGGGCAACTCAAAGCCAACGAAATGGATGTTCGCCATGAGGATCCTAAGGAAGAAGGGAACATTGTGGTGATCAATACCTGCGGCTTCATCGACAACGCTAAGGAAGAATCGGTCAACACCATTCTCCACCACGCCAAGCGCAAGGAAGAAGGACTGATCGATAAGGTTTTTGTGACGGGCTGTCTCAGCGAGCGGTATAAGCCGGACCTCGAGAAAGAAATCCCCAATGTGGACGAGTACTTCGGAACACGCGATCTGCCCCGATTGCTCAAGGCCCTTGGAGCAGATTACAAGCACGAGCTCGTTGGCGAGCGCCTGACGACCACCCCGACCCATTTTGCCTATTTGAAGATTGCCGAAGGTTGCGACCGTCCCTGCTCATTCTGCGCCATTCCCTTGATGCGCGGAAAGCATGTGAGCAAGCCCATTGAAGACTTGGTCAAAGAAGCCGAGCACTTGGCGGCTGGAGGGGTAAAAGAATTGATCTTGATTGCCCAGGATCTGACGTATTACGGCTTAGACCTCTACAAAGAGCGTCGCTTGGCCGAATTGCTCAAGGCGCTAGCTGGAGTTGAAGGTGTCGAGTGGATTCGCTTGCACTACGCCTTCCCAACCGGATTTCCTGAGGATGTGCTCGACGTTATTCGCGAAGAACCGAAGGTCTGCAACTACATCGATATTCCTCTTCAGCACATCAGCGATCCCGTCTTGAAGTCCATGCGCCGTGGAACCACCATGGAAAAAACGAATCGTCTTTTGGATGCATTCCGAGCCAAGGTGCCGGGTATGGCGATCCGCACCACCCTCATTTGTGGATATCCGGGCGAGACAGAGGAAGATTTTGAAATCATGAAGCAGTGGGTCGCCGATCAGCGATTCGAGCGCCTTGGAGTTTTCACCTACAGCCATGAAGAAAACACGCATGCTTTCTTGCTCGAGGACGATGTTCCCCAAGAGGTCAAGGAAGATCGCGCAGCCCAGATCATGGAGGTGCAGCAGCAAATTTCGGCAGAGAAGAATGCCGCCTTGGTGGGGCAGACCTTCCGCGTGCTTTTTGACCGCAAGGAAGGCGACTGGTTCATTGGCCGCACCGAGTTTGATTCACCCGACGTTGACAATGAAGTACTGGTCGACGCCCGCGAGCATTACGTGCGTATCGGCGATTTCGCTCAGGTACGTATCACAGAGGCTTTGGACTTCGATCTCTATGGCGAGGTCGTGAGCTGA
- the ftsY gene encoding signal recognition particle-docking protein FtsY → MSLFKRIFSNEKKETLDKGLEKSKESVFSKLSRAVAGKSKVDDEVLDNLEEVLVTSDVGVTTTLKVIERIEERVAKDKYLGTDELNQILREEIAGLLAESEGEEYTEIAVPEGVKPFVIMVVGVNGVGKTTTIGKLAKQFKDKGLKVVLGAGDTFRAAAIDQLNVWADRVDVPIVKQKMGSDPASVAYDTLQSALSQEADVALIDTAGRLHNKIGLMNELSKVRNVMQKLIPDAPHEVLLVLDGSTGQNAVEQARQFTKATEVNALAITKLDGTAKGGVVIGISDEFKIPVKYIGVGEKVEDLQVFNKFEFVDSFFKQ, encoded by the coding sequence ATGAGTTTATTCAAACGCATTTTCTCCAACGAAAAGAAAGAAACCCTTGACAAGGGACTGGAAAAGTCCAAAGAGAGTGTCTTTTCAAAGCTTTCGCGAGCTGTTGCTGGAAAATCCAAGGTCGACGATGAAGTACTCGACAACTTGGAGGAAGTCCTGGTAACCTCAGACGTTGGAGTCACCACCACCTTAAAAGTCATCGAACGCATCGAGGAACGCGTGGCCAAAGACAAATACCTCGGCACCGATGAGCTGAATCAAATCCTCCGAGAGGAGATTGCAGGTTTGTTGGCAGAAAGTGAAGGGGAAGAGTACACCGAAATTGCGGTTCCGGAAGGAGTCAAGCCTTTTGTCATTATGGTCGTAGGGGTCAATGGCGTGGGCAAGACTACGACCATTGGGAAATTGGCCAAGCAGTTTAAAGACAAAGGCTTGAAAGTGGTTCTGGGAGCAGGAGATACCTTTCGTGCTGCGGCCATTGATCAGCTCAATGTTTGGGCCGATCGTGTTGATGTTCCGATTGTCAAGCAAAAGATGGGTTCAGATCCCGCTTCAGTAGCCTACGATACCTTACAGTCCGCCCTCTCTCAAGAGGCCGATGTGGCCCTCATTGATACCGCCGGGCGCCTGCACAACAAAATTGGTCTGATGAACGAGCTTTCTAAAGTCCGCAATGTGATGCAAAAGCTCATTCCGGATGCGCCTCACGAAGTACTCTTAGTGCTCGATGGTTCTACAGGGCAGAACGCCGTAGAACAGGCACGTCAGTTTACCAAGGCGACGGAAGTCAATGCCCTGGCCATTACCAAGCTGGACGGAACAGCAAAAGGCGGAGTTGTCATTGGTATCAGTGATGAATTCAAGATTCCCGTTAAGTACATCGGTGTAGGAGAGAAGGTCGAAGACCTACAGGTCTTCAACAAGTTTGAATTCGTCGATTCATTCTTCAAGCAATAA
- a CDS encoding DUF4295 domain-containing protein: protein MAKKTVATLQSGASKNYTKVVKMVKSDKGTYSFQEEMVTKDQVNDFFNK, encoded by the coding sequence ATGGCTAAGAAAACCGTTGCAACCCTGCAGAGTGGCGCCTCTAAAAACTACACCAAAGTAGTGAAGATGGTGAAGTCCGATAAAGGAACGTATTCCTTCCAAGAGGAAATGGTAACTAAGGACCAAGTAAACGACTTCTTCAACAAGTAA
- the rpmG gene encoding 50S ribosomal protein L33 — protein MAKKGNRVQVILECTEHKESGMPGTSRYISTKNKKNTPDRLELKKYNPILKRMTVHREIK, from the coding sequence ATGGCGAAGAAAGGAAATCGCGTTCAAGTAATTCTCGAGTGCACAGAGCACAAAGAGAGTGGTATGCCAGGAACGTCACGCTACATCTCTACCAAGAATAAGAAGAACACTCCAGATCGTTTGGAGTTGAAGAAATACAACCCGATTTTGAAGCGGATGACTGTTCACCGCGAAATCAAATAA
- a CDS encoding 50S ribosomal protein L28: MSRVCELTGKKALSGNHVSFSNKKTKRQFKVNLVRKRFYLPEEDKWLTLRVSTSALKNINKKGITAVVKEAREKGYLTK; encoded by the coding sequence ATGTCTAGAGTTTGTGAACTGACCGGAAAGAAAGCATTATCAGGAAACCACGTTTCCTTCTCCAATAAGAAGACTAAGCGCCAATTCAAAGTGAATTTGGTACGCAAGCGTTTTTACTTGCCAGAAGAGGACAAGTGGTTGACCCTTCGTGTTTCAACATCAGCGTTGAAAAACATCAACAAAAAGGGCATCACTGCCGTGGTTAAAGAAGCACGCGAAAAAGGTTACTTGACCAAGTAA